In Deltaproteobacteria bacterium, one genomic interval encodes:
- the yjjX gene encoding inosine/xanthosine triphosphatase produces MLINVGSLNPVKLGAIRDVMIARFPDARFAPVAVDSGVSVQPIGLDETLRGARNRALAAFVHGSCDLAVALESGLIPVPQTRTGYMNLTACAIHDGLEMYVGLGPAFELPDEVTRLVVDEGLELDPAVRRAGLTDNARIGYAQGIIGVLSQGRVTRQDYSRPAVSMAMVRMGL; encoded by the coding sequence ATGCTGATCAACGTCGGCTCCCTCAATCCGGTCAAGCTCGGCGCCATCCGGGATGTCATGATCGCGCGTTTTCCAGACGCCCGCTTCGCGCCCGTGGCCGTGGACTCGGGCGTTTCGGTTCAGCCCATCGGCCTGGATGAAACCCTGCGCGGCGCCAGAAACCGGGCCCTGGCCGCCTTTGTCCATGGTTCGTGCGATTTGGCCGTGGCCCTGGAGTCCGGCCTGATTCCGGTGCCCCAGACCCGCACCGGCTATATGAATTTGACGGCCTGTGCCATTCATGACGGCCTTGAGATGTATGTCGGTCTGGGCCCGGCCTTTGAACTCCCGGACGAGGTGACCCGTTTGGTGGTGGACGAAGGTTTGGAATTGGACCCGGCCGTGCGTCGGGCCGGTCTGACGGACAACGCGCGCATTGGGTATGCCCAGGGTATTATCGGCGTCCTGAGCCAGGGCCGGGTGACCCGCCAGGATTACAGCCGGCCGGCCGTGTCCATGGCCATGGTCCGCATGGGACTTTAA
- a CDS encoding cytoplasmic protein, with product MKTALFVFNGDPMCFIHVLLNALDLHANGHETRIVMEGASVQLVPAVTQPDHPLARLFAQVREKGLLDGACKACSVKLGVDKAVNEAGVALVGDMSGHPSMRGYMDAGFQVITF from the coding sequence ATGAAAACAGCCTTGTTCGTGTTCAACGGAGACCCCATGTGCTTCATTCACGTGCTGCTCAATGCCTTGGATCTGCACGCCAACGGCCACGAGACGCGGATTGTCATGGAAGGGGCCTCGGTCCAGCTGGTGCCTGCCGTGACCCAGCCGGATCATCCTTTGGCCAGACTTTTTGCCCAGGTCCGGGAAAAGGGCCTGCTTGATGGCGCGTGCAAGGCCTGTTCGGTCAAGCTCGGCGTGGACAAGGCCGTGAACGAGGCCGGCGTGGCCCTCGTGGGTGACATGAGCGGTCATCCGTCCATGCGCGGCTACATGGACGCGGGTTTTCAGGTCATTACCTTCTGA